One region of Miscanthus floridulus cultivar M001 chromosome 19, ASM1932011v1, whole genome shotgun sequence genomic DNA includes:
- the LOC136526109 gene encoding uncharacterized protein, with product MRKDHEQAWKQYGYTLMSDGWTDMRGRHLINFLVNSPEGMYFLESVDASSQVHSAIMLADLLQEKIEDIGKDNVVQVVTDNGANYKATGKILMDRIPTLFWSPCAAHCLDLMLKEIGNLKAFKKPIARARHVTTFIYRHGRLLSAMRAQTGGNDLVRAAKTRFATSFLTLKSLYKNKDALKSLFVSEAWIGNNLCTTTAGQQVQDIVLSTEFWNSIEDCLRASTPLLIVLRAVDGDEKPAMPEVTALMNHAKDMIKLSFNISTKQGLLKRIMDIIEKRWVNQMEHPLYGAVLYLNPGKFYPLVKANDDATVGQLRVDWWRSYGGRAIELQRLAKRIMHTKKRNRLLHKRLNDIVFVSYNRKMRTRFQLMREKAGKKYDPLHVDAATGVSQALQGRNLPRKAIATQYYSRSRNVPVPATEDGEEEDEVEDPHDDAEVSECEEDGNVLATEEDKAADPDEFDDGF from the exons ATGAGGAAGGACCATGAGCAGGCCTGGAAGCAATATGGTTATACACTAATGTCAGACGGATGGACTGATATGAGAGGGCGCCACTTGATTAATTTTCTTGTGAACAGCCCTGAGGGAATGTACTTTTTGGAGTCAGTTGATGCATCAAGTCAAGTTCATAGTGCAATAATGTTAGCTGATTTGTTACAGGAGAAGATTGAGGACATTGGAAAGGACAATGTTGTTCAAGTTGTGACCGACAATGGCGCTAACTACAAGGCTACTGGTAAGATTTTGATGGATAGGATTCCCACACTGTTTTGGAGTCCTTGTGCTGCACATTGCTTGGATCTGATGTTGAAAGAAATTGGGAACTTGAAGGCATTTAAGAAACCTATTGCACGTGCTAGGCATGTCACCACATTCATTTATAGGCATGGGAGGCTTCTTAGTGCAATGAGGGCTCAAACAGGTGGGAATGATCTTGTTAGGGCAGCAAAGACTCGATTTGCCACATCATTTCTGACATTGAAGAGTTTGTACAAGAACAAGGATGCCTTGAAGAGCTTGTTTGTTAGTGAAGCATGGATTGGGAACAACTTGTGTACAACTACAGCAGGTCAACAAGTGCAAGACATTGTGCTATCTACTGAGTTTTGGAACTCAATAGAAGATTGCCTAAGAGCTTCAACCCCACTCTTAATTGTTTTGAGGGCTGTTGATGGTGATGAGAAGCCTGCAATGCCAGAGGTCACAGCTCTAATGAATCATGCAAAAGATATGATAAAGCTCAGCTTCAATATATCAACCAAGCAGGGACTGCTCAAGCGTATCATGGACATTATTGAGAAGCGTTGGGTGAACCAAATGGAGCATCCATTGTATGGGGCTGTACTATATTTGAACCCAGGAAAATTTTATCCTCTTGTAAAAGCTAATGATGATGCCACTGTTGGGCAGCTAAGAG TTGATTGGTGGCGTTCTTATGGTGGCCGAGCCATTGAACTACAAAGACTTGCTAAGCGTATA ATGCATACAAAGAAAAGGAATAGGCTGCTGCACAAGAGATTGAATGATATTGTTTTTGTTTCATACAATCGGAAGATGAGAACAAGGTTTCAGCTTATGCGTGAGAAGGCAGGCAAGAAATATGATCCTTTG CATGTTGATGCAGCCACTGGTGTATCACAAGCGCTGCAGGGTCGTAATCTTCCTAGGAAAGCTATTGCTACTCAATATTATAGTCGTTCAAGAAATGTTCCTGTTCCTGCTACTGAAGATGGAGAAGAGGAAGATGAAGTTGAAGACCCACATGATGATGCGGAAGTGAGCGAGTGTGAAGAAGATGGCAATGTTCTTGCTACTGAAGAAGACAAGGCTGCTGATCCTGATGAGTTTGATGATGGATTTTGA
- the LOC136529599 gene encoding uncharacterized protein — MVKALPWKSWESFQKLSSKVQVPSAMSVNLTALRDGRCGRLCSATATAVPYESMPADGHGTLCSYQTPCACFAQDHPCSQTLYRFAWALRSVLVSQLVYFQRTIFIWPYFIKRKEVSRLQHTQGS, encoded by the exons ATGG TTAAAGCATTACCATGGAAATCATGGGAGTCTTTCCAGAAATTATCTAGCAAGGTCCAGGTCCCTTCAGCAATGTCAGTTAACCTTACAGCCCTTAG GGATGGGAGATGTGGCAGGCTATGCTCAGCGACTGCCACTGCAGTGCCCTATGAGTCCATGCCAGCAGACGGACATGGCACCTTGTGTTCTTACCAGACGCCCTGTGCATGCTTTGCACAAGATCATCCTTGCAGTCAGACTTTGTAT AGATTCGCCTGGGCTCTAAGGTCAGTCTTGGTTTCCCAGCTGGTCTACTTCCAGCGTACTATCTTC ATTTggccgtatttcattaagaggaaagaAGTCTCAAGATTACAACACACGCAGGGTAGCTAG